GCCCGAGATCTACCAAAGAATCATGGACGAGATGCTAGAAGGCATAGATGGCACGTTTGCCATAATGGACGACATCCTTATTGCAGGACGAGACACACACATCATGACAGCATTTTACACAAAGTAATTGAGCGAACAACGGCGTTCAACCTGAAATTAAACTTTGAGAAATGCAAAGTAAGACAGACGGAGGTGCCTTATGTTGGCCACATCATAACGGCGGATGGTCTTCGTCCAGATCCAAAAAAGGTCAGAGCAATAAAGGAGATGCCACCACCAACGGACAAGGAGGGAGTGAAACGATTTCTAGGCATCGTGCAGTATCTTAGTAAATTTATCCCTAGCATGAGTCAAGTAGACGCTGCGATCAGATGCCTCCTGAAATCAGATACAGCATTCAGATGGGAACATGAACAGCAATCAAGTTTTGAGCAGTTGAAAAAACTCTGTATTTCCTCACCTACATTAGGATTCTATGATGtcaacaaaaacattgaaattcaATGTGATGCCTCGAGAGATGGACTCGGAGCAGTTCTTGTACAGAATGACAGACCAATTGCATATTCATCTCGTGCGCTCACTGACACAGAAAAGCGATATGCCCAGATAGAAAAGGAGATGCTCTCCATCGTGCATGCTGCTACCAAATTTCATCACTACATATTTGGTAAACGGGTTACAGTCTACAATGACCACAAACCTTTGGAGCAGATCTTCAAGAAACCATTACTATCTACGCCTATGTGACTACAGAAAATGCACTTGCGCCTCCAATGGTATGATCTTGATGTGAAATATCGCAGAGGGAAAGACATGACTGTAGCAGACGCACTCTCTAGAGCCTACTTACCTGAAGCTAAGTCCGAACTTGACATGTGTGACATCAAGGCTTTTGATCTCCTATCTGTGAGCAAGCAAAAACAAACAGAAATCGCAAAGTACACTAAAGCGGAACTAGAGGCATTGTACCAGATAATTGTTGATGGTTGGCCAGACACCAGAGACCAAGCACCTGTCAGCACACACAGTTTCTGGAACTCGCGAGACGAGTTATCTGTTATGGACGGTATCATTTTCAAAGGAATGAGGATCGTCATTCCACCAAGTCTTAGACCGCACATGCTTGAACTTATTCATCAATCTCACTTGGGGATAGTCAAGTGTAAGCAGAGAGCTCGTGAAGTCGCTTACTGGCCCGGTATGAATTCCCAGATCGAGGAAACCGTgcgcaattgctcaaaatgtgcAACCTTTCAGAACAAACAAACCCCAGAACCTCTTAAGCCATCACCAGTACCAGAACTACCATACCAAGTAGTAGGATGTGATCTGTTTGACTTTCAGTCCAAAAAGTACCTCATCTTAGTGGACTACTTTTCACACTATGTTGATGTAGTTGAGCTGAAATCTCCGTCAACCACCTCAACGCTGGAAGCTATGAAGTCAGTGTTTTCTTGTCATGGAATACCTAGACAACTACGGTCAGATAATGGACCTCAGTTCACGTCACAGCAGTTCAAATCATTCTGTCG
This genomic window from Ostrea edulis chromosome 4, xbOstEdul1.1, whole genome shotgun sequence contains:
- the LOC130053798 gene encoding uncharacterized protein K02A2.6-like — encoded protein: MTVADALSRAYLPEAKSELDMCDIKAFDLLSVSKQKQTEIAKYTKAELEALYQIIVDGWPDTRDQAPVSTHSFWNSRDELSVMDGIIFKGMRIVIPPSLRPHMLELIHQSHLGIVKCKQRAREVAYWPGMNSQIEETVRNCSKCATFQNKQTPEPLKPSPVPELPYQVVGCDLFDFQSKKYLILVDYFSHYVDVVELKSPSTTSTLEAMKSVFSCHGIPRQLRSDNGPQFTSQQFKSFCRVYDIEHKTSSPNFQSSNGEAERAVQTVKRLWRKADDKYLALLDYRTTPLEGINLSPAQLLMNRRPCNTMPASTKVLKPTAYHDNTVKARMKLNKANQKKHFDQRYSAKELEPLKPTDSVRIMPNNGERQWKPGTVVDRHSCPRSYLVQVGRNLLRRNRRHLRKSTDKANAVELPESDDEFEPQTMDNPPSAQPSPTSETRCPEIDIEPASYVTRSGRTVKCPKRLDL